The Petropleomorpha daqingensis genome includes a window with the following:
- the atpA gene encoding F0F1 ATP synthase subunit alpha, which yields MAELTISADEIRSAIQSYVTEYSPDVSREEVGTVTEAGDGIARVEGLPSVMTNELLEFESGVRGLALNLDVREVGVVVLGDFSGIEEGQQVRRTGEVLSVPVGDGYLGRVVDPLGNPIDGGGPVETTGRRALELQAPTVVQRQSVKEPLQTGIKAIDAMTPIGRGQRQLVIGDRQTGKTAIVVDTIINQKEAWATGDPAQQVRCIYVAVGQKGSTIAGIRAALEEAGAMEYTTIVAAPASEAAGFKYIAPYTGSAIGQHWMYEGKHVLIVFDDLTKQAEAYRAVSLLLRRPPGREAYPGDVFYLHSRLLERCAKLSDELGAGSMTGLPLIETKGNDVSAYIPTNVISITDGQIFLETGLFNSGVRPAINVGISVSRVGGSAQIKAMRSVAGRLRLDLAQYRELEAFASFSSDLDAASRATLDRGQRLVELLKQGQYSPYPVEREVVSIWLGTTGKLDKVPVPDVRRFESEFLDFLGRTHAGVYDEIRNSKQLGDDATAGLEKAVEEFYGQFTTGEGGSLNEPEAEAMDASERGQETVQVKRG from the coding sequence ATGGCCGAGCTGACCATCTCGGCGGACGAGATCCGCAGCGCTATCCAGAGTTACGTCACCGAGTACTCCCCGGACGTCTCCCGCGAAGAGGTCGGGACCGTCACCGAGGCCGGCGACGGCATCGCCCGGGTCGAGGGTCTGCCCTCGGTCATGACCAACGAGCTGCTCGAGTTCGAGAGCGGCGTCCGCGGTCTGGCGCTCAACCTCGACGTCCGCGAGGTCGGCGTCGTCGTCCTGGGTGACTTCTCCGGCATCGAGGAGGGCCAGCAGGTCCGCCGGACCGGCGAGGTCCTCTCGGTCCCGGTCGGCGACGGCTACCTCGGCCGCGTGGTCGACCCGCTGGGCAACCCGATCGACGGCGGCGGCCCGGTCGAGACCACGGGCCGGCGCGCCCTCGAGCTGCAGGCGCCCACCGTGGTGCAGCGGCAGTCGGTCAAGGAGCCGCTGCAGACCGGGATCAAGGCCATCGACGCCATGACCCCGATCGGCCGCGGCCAGCGGCAGCTGGTGATCGGTGACCGGCAGACCGGCAAGACCGCGATCGTCGTCGACACGATCATCAACCAGAAGGAGGCCTGGGCCACCGGCGACCCGGCGCAGCAGGTCCGCTGCATCTACGTCGCCGTCGGCCAGAAGGGCTCCACGATCGCCGGCATCCGCGCCGCCCTCGAGGAGGCCGGCGCGATGGAGTACACGACGATCGTCGCCGCCCCCGCCTCCGAGGCCGCGGGCTTCAAGTACATCGCCCCCTACACCGGCTCGGCCATCGGCCAGCACTGGATGTACGAGGGCAAGCACGTCCTGATCGTCTTCGACGACCTGACCAAGCAGGCCGAGGCCTACCGCGCCGTCTCGCTGCTGCTGCGCCGCCCGCCGGGCCGCGAGGCCTACCCGGGCGACGTCTTCTACTTGCACTCCCGGCTGCTGGAGCGCTGCGCGAAGCTCTCCGACGAGCTGGGCGCGGGCTCGATGACCGGCCTGCCGCTGATCGAGACCAAGGGCAACGACGTGTCGGCCTACATCCCGACCAACGTCATCTCGATCACCGACGGCCAGATCTTCCTCGAGACCGGTCTGTTCAACTCCGGTGTCCGCCCGGCCATCAACGTCGGCATCTCGGTGTCCCGCGTCGGTGGTTCCGCGCAGATCAAGGCCATGCGGTCGGTCGCCGGCCGCCTGCGCCTGGACCTGGCGCAGTACCGCGAGCTCGAGGCGTTCGCCTCGTTCTCCTCCGACCTGGACGCCGCCAGCCGCGCCACCCTGGACCGCGGCCAGCGCCTGGTCGAGCTGCTCAAGCAGGGTCAGTACTCGCCGTACCCGGTCGAGCGCGAGGTCGTCTCCATCTGGCTGGGCACCACCGGCAAGCTGGACAAGGTGCCGGTGCCCGACGTCCGCCGCTTCGAGAGCGAGTTCCTCGACTTCCTCGGCCGCACCCACGCGGGCGTGTACGACGAGATCCGCAACTCCAAGCAGCTCGGTGACGACGCCACGGCCGGCCTGGAGAAGGCGGTCGAGGAGTTCTACGGCCAGTTCACCACCGGCGAGGGCGGCAGCCTCAACGAGCCCGAGGCGGAGGCCATGGACGCCTCCGAGCGCGGCCAGGAGACCGTCCAGGTGAAGCGGGGCTGA
- a CDS encoding F0F1 ATP synthase subunit delta, with protein MHAASRAALAEVRERLEARTRPASGLLERARERLSGAPRAASGDDLTGLADELFAVARLLDGQPSLRRALSDPAATADARAGLARRLLSGKVSDATLDVVETMARQRWSRPLDLVEAAETLGVEAAFDAADAQGELDGVEDELFRFGRIVAADPELSRVLSDRTGPTQGKVELLDRLLAGKVSPVSALLLRNVLTASHVGHAETAIERLSESASARRGRSVAFVTTAVALTDAQEQRLTGILARLYGRTIGLQVTVDPDVLGGLIIRVGDEVIDGSVVHRLEAAGRRLTG; from the coding sequence ATGCACGCCGCCAGCCGGGCCGCGCTCGCCGAGGTGCGCGAGCGCCTCGAGGCGCGGACCCGACCGGCGTCCGGGCTGCTCGAGCGCGCCAGGGAGAGGCTGTCCGGCGCGCCGCGCGCGGCTTCCGGTGACGACCTGACCGGCCTGGCCGACGAGCTGTTCGCCGTGGCGCGGCTGCTCGACGGGCAGCCGTCGCTGCGCCGGGCGCTCTCGGACCCCGCGGCCACGGCCGACGCCCGCGCGGGCCTGGCCCGCCGGCTGCTCTCGGGCAAGGTGTCCGACGCGACGCTCGACGTCGTCGAGACCATGGCCCGGCAGCGCTGGTCCCGGCCGCTCGACCTGGTCGAGGCCGCCGAGACGCTCGGTGTCGAGGCCGCGTTCGACGCGGCCGACGCCCAGGGCGAGCTCGACGGCGTCGAGGACGAGCTGTTCCGGTTCGGCCGGATCGTCGCGGCCGACCCCGAGCTGTCCCGGGTCCTCAGCGACCGCACGGGCCCCACGCAGGGCAAGGTCGAGCTGCTCGACCGGCTGCTCGCGGGCAAGGTGAGCCCGGTGTCCGCGCTGCTGCTGCGGAACGTGCTCACCGCCTCGCACGTGGGACACGCGGAGACCGCGATCGAGCGGCTCTCCGAGAGCGCGTCCGCGCGGCGCGGCCGGTCGGTCGCGTTCGTGACGACGGCGGTGGCCCTCACCGACGCCCAGGAGCAGCGGCTCACCGGGATCCTCGCCCGCCTCTACGGGCGGACGATCGGCCTGCAGGTGACCGTCGACCCCGACGTGCTGGGTGGCCTGATCATCCGCGTCGGCGACGAGGTCATCGACGGCAGCGTCGTCCACCGGCTCGAAGCCGCCGGCCGACGGCTGACCGGCTGA
- a CDS encoding F0F1 ATP synthase subunit B, whose translation MSILAADENPLLPPLGEIIIGLIAFAVVLVVLFKLVAPRFEEVFKARREAIEGGIERAEAMQAEAKAALEQYRAQLAEARTEAAQIRDAARAEGQQILEELRAQAQEESSRILARGEEQLAANRQAVVNELRGQLGALAVELAGKVVGESLADDARRRGTVDRFLDQLEAMSASDGRGGSTVAAQDR comes from the coding sequence ATGAGCATCCTGGCTGCCGACGAGAACCCCCTCCTGCCGCCGCTCGGCGAGATCATCATCGGGCTGATCGCCTTCGCGGTCGTCCTCGTGGTGCTGTTCAAGCTGGTCGCGCCGCGCTTCGAGGAGGTCTTCAAGGCCCGCCGCGAGGCGATCGAGGGCGGCATCGAGCGCGCCGAGGCGATGCAGGCCGAGGCGAAGGCCGCGCTGGAGCAGTACCGCGCCCAGCTCGCCGAGGCCCGCACCGAGGCCGCGCAGATCCGCGACGCCGCCCGGGCCGAGGGGCAGCAGATCCTCGAGGAGCTGCGCGCCCAGGCCCAGGAGGAGTCCAGCCGCATCCTCGCCCGCGGCGAGGAGCAGCTGGCCGCCAACCGGCAGGCCGTCGTCAACGAGCTGCGTGGTCAGCTCGGTGCGCTGGCCGTCGAGCTCGCCGGCAAGGTGGTCGGGGAGTCCCTCGCCGACGACGCGCGCCGGCGGGGCACCGTCGACCGGTTTCTGGACCAGCTCGAGGCGATGAGCGCCTCCGACGGCCGCGGCGGCAGCACCGTCGCCGCCCAGGACCGCTGA
- the atpE gene encoding ATP synthase F0 subunit C, with product MDVLAALTGSIGSVGYGLAAIGPGIGVGIVWAAYIQATARQPESAGLTRTYAFLGFALSEALALIGFVVPFVFGQ from the coding sequence ATGGACGTTCTCGCAGCACTGACCGGCAGCATCGGCTCGGTCGGCTACGGTCTCGCCGCCATCGGCCCGGGCATCGGTGTGGGCATCGTCTGGGCGGCCTACATCCAGGCCACCGCCCGGCAGCCCGAGTCGGCCGGCCTGACCCGCACCTACGCCTTCCTCGGCTTCGCCCTCTCCGAGGCGCTGGCCCTGATCGGCTTCGTCGTCCCCTTCGTGTTCGGTCAGTGA
- the atpB gene encoding F0F1 ATP synthase subunit A, with the protein MTSSALALGHVLAAGPGFEAPGLEAFYPEPLWHFTVLGVDFEITRITLILWIATLAICAFLVATVRKPQIVPGKLQFLGESGYSLVRDGIARDVVGPKGLPFAPFLASLFFFILANNLMSIIPFAQISPMAKFGFPLVLALICYVMYIWIGIREQGVGRYFKDILFLPGVPPFMYILVTPIELLQNFIVRPFTLAVRLFANMFAGHMLLLVFSLGATYLFTVGGLSYVWGGISFLMSIVMTFFELLVIFLQAYVFTVLMGTYLNGSIEAEH; encoded by the coding sequence GTGACCTCCAGCGCCCTCGCGCTCGGCCACGTGCTCGCCGCCGGCCCGGGCTTCGAAGCGCCCGGTCTCGAGGCGTTCTACCCGGAGCCCCTGTGGCACTTCACGGTGCTGGGCGTGGACTTCGAGATCACCCGGATCACGCTGATCCTCTGGATCGCGACCCTGGCGATCTGCGCCTTCCTCGTCGCGACGGTCCGCAAGCCTCAGATCGTCCCCGGCAAGCTGCAGTTCCTCGGCGAGAGCGGCTACTCGCTGGTCCGCGACGGCATCGCCCGCGACGTGGTCGGCCCCAAGGGGTTGCCCTTCGCGCCGTTCCTGGCCTCGCTGTTCTTCTTCATCCTCGCGAACAACCTGATGTCGATCATCCCGTTCGCGCAGATCTCGCCGATGGCCAAGTTCGGGTTCCCGCTGGTCCTCGCCCTCATCTGCTACGTGATGTACATCTGGATCGGTATCCGCGAGCAGGGTGTGGGCCGCTACTTCAAGGACATCCTGTTCCTGCCCGGCGTGCCGCCGTTCATGTACATCCTGGTGACGCCGATCGAGCTGCTGCAGAACTTCATCGTGCGGCCGTTCACCCTCGCGGTCCGGCTCTTCGCGAACATGTTCGCCGGCCACATGCTGCTGCTGGTGTTCTCGCTCGGCGCCACCTACCTCTTCACCGTCGGCGGCCTGTCGTACGTCTGGGGCGGGATCTCGTTCCTGATGTCGATCGTGATGACCTTCTTCGAACTGCTGGTCATCTTCCTGCAGGCCTACGTCTTCACCGTGCTGATGGGCACCTACCTGAACGGGTCCATCGAAGCCGAGCACTGA
- a CDS encoding AtpZ/AtpI family protein, producing MLSGMAVWGGAGWLLDRWLDTKVFVPVGILLGMAVAIYVVVVRYGSVDPPAGKRQNSTTPGGRRSRPRTQKGQR from the coding sequence ATGCTCTCGGGGATGGCCGTGTGGGGCGGGGCCGGATGGCTGCTCGACCGGTGGCTGGACACCAAGGTGTTCGTCCCGGTCGGGATCCTCCTCGGCATGGCGGTGGCCATCTACGTGGTCGTCGTCAGGTACGGATCCGTGGACCCGCCAGCGGGGAAGCGGCAGAACAGCACCACCCCGGGCGGACGACGGAGCCGGCCCAGGACGCAGAAGGGACAACGGTGA
- a CDS encoding glycosyltransferase family 4 protein encodes MREYAVVLLTAGLVTFLATPVVRMVAIRWRMMAAPRERDVHVIPTPRGGGVAMYLGVAAAILVATRLPALQRTFDDSQTVAVLAAGGLICLLGVLDDKFGLDALTKLTGQIAAAGVMVLLGVQLAFVFLPVADIGTVSLGPDVGVPLTILLTVLTVNALNFIDGLDGLAAGVSAIAALAFFAYSYNLGLVGYDDVASAPALITAVLAGACLGFLPHNFSPARIFMGDSGSMLVGLMLSAAAVTATGGVDPQSFDSAASLLPLALPLLVPIAILFIPFVDLVMAVVRRSLRGKSPFAPDKMHLHHRLLSIGHSHRRAVLVMYFWAALLSFGAVALSITGGRAELLVAIGVLLVVGVVVVLSPRARRAAREARAAELVAQKERSRLDHPTARAQRATTVQAAAPEQPTPRPPTVRQVVP; translated from the coding sequence ATGCGCGAGTACGCCGTCGTCCTGCTCACCGCCGGTCTGGTCACCTTCCTGGCCACACCGGTGGTGCGGATGGTGGCGATCCGCTGGCGGATGATGGCCGCCCCGCGCGAGCGGGACGTGCACGTGATCCCCACGCCGCGCGGCGGCGGGGTGGCGATGTACCTCGGGGTCGCCGCGGCGATCCTGGTCGCCACCCGGCTGCCCGCGCTGCAGCGGACGTTCGACGACTCGCAGACGGTCGCCGTGCTCGCCGCCGGCGGGCTGATCTGCCTGCTCGGCGTCCTGGACGACAAGTTCGGCCTCGACGCCCTCACGAAGCTGACGGGCCAGATCGCCGCGGCCGGCGTCATGGTGCTGCTCGGCGTCCAGCTGGCGTTCGTGTTCCTGCCGGTCGCCGACATCGGCACGGTGTCGCTCGGTCCGGACGTCGGCGTCCCGCTCACGATCCTGCTGACCGTGCTGACGGTGAACGCGCTGAACTTCATCGACGGCCTCGACGGGCTGGCGGCCGGCGTCTCGGCGATCGCGGCGCTGGCCTTCTTCGCCTACAGCTACAACCTGGGCCTGGTCGGGTACGACGACGTGGCCAGCGCCCCGGCGCTGATCACCGCGGTGCTGGCCGGCGCCTGCCTGGGCTTCCTGCCGCACAACTTCAGCCCGGCGCGCATCTTCATGGGCGACTCCGGCTCGATGCTGGTCGGGCTGATGCTCTCCGCCGCGGCGGTGACCGCGACCGGGGGAGTGGACCCGCAGTCCTTCGACTCCGCGGCCAGCCTGCTGCCCCTGGCGCTGCCGCTCCTGGTGCCCATCGCGATCCTGTTCATCCCGTTCGTCGACCTGGTCATGGCCGTCGTCCGGCGCAGCCTGCGCGGCAAGTCGCCGTTCGCGCCGGACAAGATGCACCTGCACCACCGGCTGCTCTCGATCGGCCACTCGCACCGCCGCGCGGTGCTGGTCATGTACTTCTGGGCCGCGCTGCTCTCCTTCGGCGCCGTCGCGCTGTCCATCACCGGCGGCCGCGCGGAGCTGCTCGTGGCCATCGGCGTGCTGCTCGTCGTCGGCGTCGTCGTCGTCCTCAGCCCGCGTGCCCGGCGCGCCGCACGGGAGGCCCGTGCCGCCGAGCTTGTCGCGCAGAAGGAGCGCAGCCGGCTGGACCACCCGACCGCGCGGGCCCAGCGCGCCACCACGGTGCAGGCCGCGGCTCCCGAGCAGCCCACGCCCCGCCCGCCGACCGTGCGGCAGGTGGTCCCGTGA
- the glyA gene encoding serine hydroxymethyltransferase, whose product MSTPYWGPDFDALASFDPDIAGVVLDELDRLRSGLQLIASENFTSPAVLAALGSTLSNKYAEGYPGARYYGGCEVVDRAESIGIERAKELFGAEHANLQPHSGANANLAAYGAFLQPGDTFLAMALPHGGHLTHGAKVSFSGKWFNAVQYGVNPETEHIDYDQVRDLAREHRPKMIICGGSAIPRLIDFAVFREICDEVGAIMMVDAAHFIGLVAGKAIPSPVPYADVVTFTTHKVLRGPRGGAFVCKAEHAKALDKAAFPMMQGGPLMHAVAAKAVNLKECLQPEYQAYARQVVANAQALTDGLASEGLRPVAGGTDTHLALLDLRETGVTGADAEARCGAAGIVLNKNAIPFDPQPASVASGIRVGSPAVTTQGMTETDMKEIASLIGTAIRDADGSRSAEVSAAVRELVGAHPAYPEPARAV is encoded by the coding sequence ATGAGCACCCCCTACTGGGGCCCGGACTTCGACGCCCTGGCCTCCTTCGACCCCGACATCGCCGGCGTCGTGCTCGACGAGCTGGACCGCCTGCGCAGCGGGCTGCAGCTGATCGCCAGTGAGAACTTCACCAGCCCCGCGGTGCTCGCCGCCCTGGGCAGCACGCTGTCGAACAAGTACGCCGAGGGCTACCCCGGTGCCCGCTACTACGGCGGCTGCGAGGTCGTCGACCGCGCCGAGTCGATCGGCATCGAGCGGGCCAAGGAGCTCTTCGGCGCCGAGCACGCCAACCTGCAGCCGCACTCCGGCGCGAACGCCAACCTGGCCGCCTACGGCGCGTTCCTGCAGCCCGGCGACACGTTCCTCGCCATGGCGCTGCCGCACGGCGGGCACCTGACCCACGGCGCGAAGGTCTCCTTCTCCGGCAAGTGGTTCAACGCCGTCCAGTACGGCGTCAACCCGGAGACCGAGCACATCGACTACGACCAGGTGCGCGACCTGGCCCGCGAGCACCGGCCGAAGATGATCATCTGCGGCGGCTCGGCGATCCCGCGGCTGATCGACTTCGCGGTGTTCCGCGAGATCTGCGACGAGGTCGGCGCGATCATGATGGTCGACGCCGCGCACTTCATCGGCCTGGTCGCCGGCAAGGCGATCCCGAGCCCGGTGCCCTACGCCGACGTGGTCACCTTCACGACGCACAAGGTGCTGCGCGGCCCCCGCGGCGGCGCGTTCGTCTGCAAGGCCGAGCACGCCAAGGCCCTGGACAAGGCCGCGTTCCCGATGATGCAGGGCGGCCCGCTCATGCACGCGGTCGCGGCCAAGGCGGTCAACCTCAAGGAGTGCCTGCAGCCGGAGTACCAGGCCTACGCCCGGCAGGTCGTGGCCAATGCCCAGGCCCTCACCGACGGCCTCGCGTCCGAGGGGCTGCGGCCGGTCGCCGGCGGCACCGACACCCACCTGGCGCTGCTCGACCTGCGCGAGACCGGCGTGACCGGCGCCGACGCGGAGGCCCGCTGCGGCGCCGCCGGCATCGTGCTCAACAAGAACGCGATCCCGTTCGACCCGCAGCCGGCCTCGGTCGCCTCCGGCATCCGCGTCGGCAGCCCGGCGGTCACCACCCAGGGCATGACCGAGACCGACATGAAGGAGATCGCGAGCCTCATCGGGACGGCGATCCGCGACGCCGACGGCAGCCGCAGCGCCGAGGTGTCCGCGGCCGTGCGCGAGCTGGTCGGCGCGCACCCCGCCTACCCCGAGCCCGCCCGCGCCGTCTGA
- a CDS encoding L-threonylcarbamoyladenylate synthase: MADVYDCSDPDARSAGLDAAAAAIGEGKLVLLPTDTVYGVAADAFTPAAVTGLLAAKNRGRAMPVPVLIGEASTLAGLVLNLPPVANDLAQAFWPGGLTLVVEHAPSLAWDLGDAEGTVAVRLPDDDLARDLLRRTGPLAVSSANRSGRPAATTAQEAVEQLGDRAAVVLDGGPRAGSAASTIVDCTAPTPRVLRVGAIPVDRLREVVPDLQD, translated from the coding sequence GTGGCCGACGTCTACGACTGCTCCGACCCCGATGCCCGCTCCGCCGGCCTGGACGCCGCGGCGGCCGCGATCGGCGAGGGCAAGCTGGTCCTGCTGCCCACCGACACCGTGTACGGGGTCGCCGCCGACGCGTTCACGCCCGCCGCCGTCACGGGACTGCTGGCCGCCAAGAACCGCGGCCGCGCCATGCCGGTGCCGGTGCTCATCGGCGAGGCCTCGACCCTCGCCGGGCTGGTGCTGAACCTGCCGCCGGTCGCCAACGACCTCGCCCAGGCGTTCTGGCCGGGCGGGCTCACCCTCGTGGTCGAGCACGCGCCGTCGCTGGCGTGGGACCTCGGCGACGCCGAGGGCACCGTCGCCGTCCGGCTCCCGGACGACGACCTGGCCCGCGACCTGCTGCGCCGGACCGGCCCGCTCGCCGTCTCCAGCGCCAACCGCTCGGGGCGGCCGGCGGCGACCACCGCGCAGGAGGCCGTCGAGCAGCTCGGCGACCGCGCGGCCGTCGTGCTGGACGGCGGACCGCGGGCCGGCTCCGCGGCGAGCACGATCGTCGACTGCACCGCGCCGACCCCGCGCGTGCTGCGCGTCGGCGCGATCCCGGTGGACCGCCTGCGCGAGGTCGTCCCCGATCTCCAGGACTGA
- a CDS encoding endo alpha-1,4 polygalactosaminidase: MRWAALVGTALLLVTGCDGHPGVAAPPSGTGFDYQLGGAYRPADEVGIVVRDRSAAPDPDRYPVCYVNAFQTQPGEHAVPEELLLHDATGARVEDPDWPGEFLVDVSTAAKRTAVVGVVGRWIDACAADGYDAVEPDNLDSWTRSDGALDEDDAAATARLLIARAHADGLAIAQKNAVELAGRHLGFDFAVTEDCAAFAECDTYAAAYDVVLDVEYGGCAEVPDHVTAVHRDLELTTPGSPGHAFEACAG; the protein is encoded by the coding sequence GTGCGGTGGGCGGCGCTCGTGGGGACGGCGCTGCTGCTGGTGACCGGCTGCGACGGACATCCCGGGGTCGCCGCGCCGCCGTCCGGGACCGGCTTCGACTACCAGCTGGGCGGCGCGTACCGGCCTGCCGACGAGGTGGGCATCGTCGTCCGCGACCGCTCCGCCGCGCCGGATCCGGACCGGTACCCGGTCTGCTACGTCAACGCCTTCCAGACCCAGCCGGGCGAGCACGCCGTCCCCGAGGAGCTGCTGCTGCACGACGCCACAGGCGCCCGGGTCGAGGACCCCGACTGGCCCGGCGAGTTCCTCGTCGACGTGTCGACGGCGGCGAAGCGGACGGCGGTCGTCGGCGTCGTGGGCCGGTGGATCGACGCCTGCGCCGCCGACGGGTACGACGCCGTCGAGCCCGACAACCTCGACAGCTGGACCCGCTCCGACGGCGCCCTCGACGAAGACGACGCCGCCGCCACCGCCCGGCTGCTGATCGCGCGGGCGCACGCCGACGGGCTGGCGATCGCGCAGAAGAACGCCGTCGAGCTGGCCGGGCGCCACCTCGGGTTCGACTTCGCGGTGACCGAGGACTGCGCCGCGTTCGCCGAGTGCGACACGTACGCAGCGGCCTACGACGTCGTCCTGGACGTGGAGTACGGCGGGTGCGCCGAGGTGCCGGACCACGTGACCGCCGTGCACCGCGACCTGGAGCTCACGACTCCTGGATCGCCCGGCCACGCCTTCGAGGCGTGCGCCGGGTGA
- a CDS encoding protein kinase domain-containing protein, which yields MDTQQRLLAGRYELISLVAGGGMGRVWRGRDTLLDRPVAVKVLRDDVAADATFLARFRAEAQHAALLTHPHIAAVFDYGEVRAGSHGVPLAYLVLELVEGESLAAVLGRTPVLGVPRTLEVVRQTADGLAAAHAAGVVHRDVKPANLLVRTDGVVKITDFGIARSTSSAPVTATGQVLGTAHYLSPEQAMGQPSTPASDVYALGVVAYECLTGRRPFDGENPVQIAVMHTRDEPAPLPAHVPAEVRALVERAMAKDPAARFSDGAALRDAVDRVIAGAPTERVAGPMPTAVLPAAPAPTASLPGERAPAGRRRWLLPALAVLAVAVIGITVLVAALAGGSAAPGGPGSTTPASSTTPAGIAVAADQYVGRQVADVQAALVGTGLQVQLVPVESADVPAGQVTAVDPTGTLAPGATVRVSYAVPPVVVPTPAPAGNGNGNGNGNGNGNGNGKGHGHGHGDD from the coding sequence ATGGACACGCAGCAGCGACTGCTCGCCGGCCGCTACGAGCTGATCTCGCTCGTCGCCGGTGGCGGCATGGGCCGCGTCTGGCGCGGTCGCGACACGCTCCTCGACCGGCCGGTGGCCGTGAAGGTGCTGCGTGACGACGTCGCCGCGGACGCCACCTTCCTCGCGCGGTTCCGGGCGGAGGCCCAGCACGCGGCCCTGCTGACCCACCCGCACATCGCCGCCGTCTTCGACTACGGGGAGGTGCGCGCGGGCTCGCACGGTGTGCCGCTGGCCTACCTGGTCCTGGAGCTGGTGGAGGGGGAGTCCCTCGCCGCCGTCCTCGGGCGCACACCCGTCCTCGGGGTTCCCCGCACGCTCGAGGTCGTCCGGCAGACCGCCGACGGGCTCGCCGCCGCGCACGCCGCGGGTGTGGTGCACCGGGACGTGAAGCCGGCCAACCTGCTCGTCCGCACCGACGGCGTCGTCAAGATCACCGACTTCGGGATCGCGCGGTCGACCTCGAGCGCTCCGGTCACGGCGACCGGGCAGGTCCTGGGCACGGCGCACTACCTGTCCCCGGAGCAGGCGATGGGGCAGCCGTCGACTCCCGCCAGCGATGTCTACGCGCTCGGCGTGGTCGCCTACGAGTGCCTGACCGGCCGGCGGCCGTTCGACGGCGAGAACCCGGTGCAGATCGCGGTGATGCACACCCGCGACGAGCCGGCCCCGCTGCCCGCGCACGTGCCGGCCGAGGTCCGGGCGCTCGTCGAGCGTGCGATGGCCAAGGACCCGGCCGCCCGGTTCTCCGACGGCGCCGCGCTGCGGGACGCCGTCGACCGGGTGATCGCCGGCGCCCCCACCGAGCGCGTGGCCGGACCGATGCCGACGGCGGTCCTGCCCGCGGCCCCCGCCCCCACGGCGTCCCTTCCCGGCGAGCGCGCGCCGGCCGGCCGGCGACGGTGGCTGCTGCCGGCCCTCGCGGTGCTGGCCGTCGCCGTGATCGGGATCACCGTGCTGGTGGCCGCGCTGGCGGGCGGTTCGGCAGCTCCCGGCGGCCCGGGCAGCACGACCCCCGCGTCGAGCACCACCCCCGCCGGGATCGCGGTCGCGGCGGACCAGTACGTCGGCCGCCAGGTCGCCGACGTGCAGGCCGCGCTGGTCGGCACGGGACTGCAGGTCCAGCTGGTGCCCGTGGAGTCGGCCGATGTGCCGGCCGGTCAGGTCACCGCGGTCGACCCGACCGGCACGCTCGCGCCGGGCGCCACCGTCCGGGTGTCCTACGCCGTGCCGCCGGTCGTCGTCCCCACCCCGGCGCCCGCCGGGAACGGGAACGGCAACGGGAACGGCAACGGGAACGGCAACGGGAACGGCAAGGGGCACGGGCACGGGCACGGCGACGACTGA
- the prmC gene encoding peptide chain release factor N(5)-glutamine methyltransferase, whose translation MNPRTLLADAARRLAEAGVESSRVDAELLLAFVLSTSRTGLLTVDDVPDDAAARFAALLDQRADRVPLQHLTGRAPFRHLELAVGPGVFVPRPETEALVGWALERLDGLDRPVVVDLGSGSGAIALSIAHEHPGARVRAVERDPVAIEWTRTNAAGTTVEVLAGDMTDPALLRDLDGTVDLVVSNPPYVPDGARVPREVADHDPPLALWGGPDGLDVVRGLLGTAERLLHPGGWLGIEHADQQGTALPALVRGHGGFADVEDHPDLAGRPRFTTARRC comes from the coding sequence CTGAACCCCCGCACGCTGCTCGCCGACGCCGCCCGCCGGCTCGCCGAGGCAGGGGTCGAGTCATCGCGGGTGGACGCCGAGCTGCTGCTCGCGTTCGTCCTCAGCACGTCGCGCACCGGGCTGCTCACCGTCGACGACGTTCCGGACGACGCCGCGGCCCGGTTCGCCGCGCTGCTCGACCAGCGCGCCGACCGGGTGCCGCTGCAGCACCTCACCGGGCGCGCGCCGTTCCGCCACCTCGAGCTCGCCGTCGGCCCCGGCGTCTTCGTGCCTCGGCCGGAGACCGAGGCGCTGGTCGGCTGGGCGCTGGAGCGGCTCGACGGGCTCGACCGGCCCGTCGTCGTCGACCTCGGCAGCGGCTCCGGCGCCATCGCGCTGTCGATCGCCCACGAGCACCCGGGCGCCCGCGTCCGCGCCGTCGAGCGCGACCCGGTCGCGATCGAGTGGACCCGCACGAACGCCGCCGGCACCACCGTCGAGGTGCTCGCCGGCGACATGACCGACCCCGCGCTGCTGCGCGACCTCGACGGCACCGTCGACCTCGTCGTCTCCAACCCGCCCTACGTGCCCGACGGCGCGCGGGTGCCCCGCGAGGTCGCCGACCACGACCCGCCGCTGGCGCTGTGGGGCGGCCCCGACGGGCTCGACGTCGTCCGCGGGTTGCTCGGCACCGCAGAGCGCCTGCTGCATCCCGGCGGGTGGCTGGGCATCGAGCACGCCGACCAGCAGGGCACCGCGCTGCCGGCGCTCGTGCGCGGGCACGGTGGCTTCGCCGACGTCGAGGACCACCCCGACCTGGCCGGCCGGCCGCGGTTCACCACCGCCCGGCGGTGCTGA